From the genome of Acidobacteriota bacterium, one region includes:
- the trxC gene encoding thioredoxin TrxC: protein MSTPTEARVTTCPSCGANNRVPAEKLREGLEPVCGQCKSPLPVSAHPMTVTDANFAEEVERSPLPVLLDMWAPWCGPCRMIAPIVEQLASELAGRVKVAKLNADENPMTASRFNVRSIPTLLVLKDGQEVDRLVGAFPKQEILRRVQAVI from the coding sequence ATGAGCACACCAACTGAAGCAAGAGTCACTACGTGTCCCTCGTGCGGCGCGAACAACCGAGTTCCTGCTGAAAAGCTTCGCGAGGGTCTTGAACCTGTTTGCGGCCAATGCAAGAGTCCGCTTCCTGTCTCGGCTCATCCTATGACAGTGACCGATGCGAATTTCGCGGAAGAAGTCGAGCGTTCGCCGCTGCCAGTGCTGCTGGACATGTGGGCTCCGTGGTGCGGGCCTTGCAGAATGATCGCACCGATAGTCGAGCAACTCGCGAGCGAGCTTGCGGGCCGCGTGAAGGTAGCCAAGCTCAACGCCGACGAGAACCCGATGACCGCGTCGCGCTTCAACGTTCGCAGCATTCCGACGCTGCTGGTGTTGAAGGATGGGCAAGAGGTCGATCGACTGGTCGGCGCGTTTCCGAAGCAAGAGATTCTGCGCAGAGTGCAGGCGGTGATTTGA
- a CDS encoding M15 family metallopeptidase, with the protein MLAIAPTVFAQEPPRETGTFRKPDLVELIKLDRTIKLDIRYATSNNFLGRPVYKEARAFLQRPAAEALVRVNKALRIKGYGLIIHDGYRPWSVTNIFWDATPADKKEFVADPSQGSRHNRGCAVDLSLFDLKTGKVVVMPSGYDEMTERSHINYTGGTDEQRRLRDILRAAMEAEGFAVYEPEWWHYDYKDWKEYPILNISFSEIRRQK; encoded by the coding sequence CTGCTAGCGATCGCACCAACTGTCTTCGCTCAGGAGCCGCCGAGGGAAACCGGTACCTTTCGAAAGCCGGATCTTGTCGAGCTGATCAAACTCGATCGCACCATCAAGCTCGATATTCGATACGCAACTTCAAACAACTTCCTCGGACGGCCGGTATACAAAGAAGCTCGCGCGTTTCTTCAGCGGCCTGCCGCCGAAGCGCTCGTTCGAGTGAACAAGGCGCTGCGAATAAAAGGCTACGGGTTGATCATCCATGATGGCTACCGGCCGTGGTCGGTGACCAATATCTTCTGGGACGCGACACCCGCGGACAAGAAAGAATTCGTGGCGGATCCGAGTCAAGGCTCGCGTCACAATCGAGGCTGCGCGGTTGATCTCTCCCTCTTTGACTTGAAGACCGGCAAAGTAGTCGTGATGCCTTCCGGGTATGATGAGATGACCGAACGATCTCACATCAACTACACTGGCGGGACCGATGAGCAACGTCGATTGCGCGACATTCTGCGCGCTGCGATGGAAGCGGAAGGCTTCGCGGTGTACGAGCCCGAGTGGTGGCACTACGACTACAAGGATTGGAAAGAGTACCCGATTCTGAACATCAGTTTCTCGGAAATCCGGAGGCAGAAGTGA
- a CDS encoding DinB family protein, with protein MPLSKKLQEVVDRISHNREKLLQSVSGLSDTQLNHKAEETAWSVSDVLNHVSLTDEANAKLTSNMLKRARASSLPPDPSPEASVIHSMDDIFARMNTAKFQAPEFVAPHSHSPVDESLARLNASRERMLANVEQLDGYNLSELTYPHPFAGDLNTYQWVLMAGAHEFRHAEQIDRMKSQPGFPE; from the coding sequence ATGCCTTTGTCAAAGAAGCTTCAGGAAGTCGTCGATAGGATCTCGCACAACAGAGAGAAACTGCTTCAGTCGGTTTCCGGTTTGAGCGACACGCAGCTCAATCACAAAGCAGAGGAAACCGCGTGGTCGGTCAGCGACGTCCTCAATCACGTTTCGCTGACCGATGAAGCCAATGCAAAGCTCACCTCAAACATGCTCAAGCGAGCGCGTGCGAGCAGCCTGCCGCCCGATCCTTCGCCCGAAGCCTCAGTGATCCATTCGATGGACGACATATTCGCGCGAATGAACACTGCGAAGTTTCAAGCGCCCGAATTTGTCGCGCCTCATTCGCACTCACCCGTGGATGAATCGCTGGCCAGGCTCAACGCTTCTCGCGAGAGAATGCTGGCGAATGTGGAACAGCTCGACGGATATAATCTGAGCGAGCTCACTTATCCGCACCCGTTCGCCGGAGACCTGAACACTTACCAATGGGTTTTGATGGCGGGCGCGCACGAGTTCAGACACGCCGAGCAGATCGATAGAATGAAATCGCAGCCCGGTTTTCCGGAGTGA
- a CDS encoding carbonic anhydrase produces MKGKHSHANYKRERAELTKGQHPYAIVLSCSDSRVPPEIVFDESLGKLFVVRVAGNVVDPVTLGSIEYAAEHLHSKLLFVLGHESCGAVKATVDGGKFSPGIEAIIEKIKPAVAIARRKHPDAKDILPFAVDENVAVQTKSVLDQSDIIKELVEKKELRIATGVYRLASGKINLSPARMTN; encoded by the coding sequence GTGAAGGGCAAGCACAGCCACGCAAACTACAAGCGCGAGCGAGCCGAGCTGACAAAGGGACAACATCCATATGCGATCGTTCTTAGTTGCTCGGACTCGCGCGTTCCGCCTGAGATCGTCTTTGATGAATCGCTCGGCAAGCTTTTCGTCGTTCGCGTCGCCGGAAACGTCGTTGACCCGGTCACGCTCGGGAGCATCGAGTACGCAGCCGAGCACCTTCACTCGAAGCTGCTCTTTGTGCTCGGGCACGAGTCCTGTGGGGCGGTGAAAGCAACTGTCGATGGTGGCAAATTCTCTCCGGGCATCGAAGCCATCATCGAGAAGATCAAGCCCGCTGTGGCTATCGCCCGGCGCAAGCATCCGGACGCAAAAGACATTCTCCCGTTCGCTGTCGATGAGAATGTTGCGGTTCAAACCAAGAGCGTTTTGGATCAGAGCGACATCATAAAGGAACTGGTTGAAAAGAAAGAGCTGCGAATCGCAACCGGAGTCTATCGTCTCGCCAGCGGGAAGATAAACCTTTCGCCGGCTCGGATGACCAACTGA
- a CDS encoding PD-(D/E)XK nuclease family protein, which produces MQEPQRSSLIISRDSATRLSAAAEWLNSYSLDAEILIVSPTREAGDEFVRNAALSSGARFGLQRLTLDRLAASLAAPVLALRGLAPTTSLSLEALTARAIHLLVSDGALSYFAPVAKRPGFPRAVSRTLDELRMNKVDIEAIRRLPRGGPDLAALAESVERELASAKLADRSAMFEAATQAATSALRPYPIGLSLLMLDLSVATTREAALLEALAQTAPRVLAIAARGDTRTIAKLQPAMGCEAEEIREGEPASSLATLKAHLFEDSKPEESELDESVTLSSSPGEARECVEIARRIQAEAGREIPFDRIAVFLRSAGEYRPHLVEALRRAAIPAYFARGTTRPDPAGRALLALLACRAEDFSARRFAEYTSLSQVPDREAARDPEAGWTPPPNELLPRGLEPEPSSDTESEAEPLPVDLENTAEIGGSLRAPWRWERLLVDSSVIGGKERWRKRIEGLEAELRLRRQELIDEGEETRAAGLDRQIRDIEHLREFALPLIDELAALPDRATWAEWLTHLRKLARAALRNPEGVLETLAELEPMSPVGPVDLYEVQIVLAPRLRELSVPPPRRRYGAVFIGSTDAARGMSFDVVFVPGLAEKLFPRKLIEDPILLDEQRRHIDECDLMTQKDRGDAERLALRLAVGAACERVHLSYPRIDVQQARPRVPSFYGLEALRAAEGYLPGFDKLVSRAESSASGRLGWPAPTDPRVAIDEAEYDLALLAPLIGADPETVAGTAHYLLSTNRHLARALRARSRRWLKRWTPSDGLVEPDDLAREALAAHQLSARSFSPTALQNYAACPYRFFLQAVHRLQPREEPAAIEVIDPLTRGSLFHKVQYEVLTMLREAGLLPLNPATRERAIALVDDVLNRVASSFEDKLAPAIPRVWEDGINSIRADLREWLRRASEADDGWVPYKFELSFGLADRGREDEDPASVADPVAVTGDLKLRGSIDLVERHVSGKLRATDHKTGKARARDGVVVGGGQHLQPVLYALACERLLEAPVESGRLYYCTSAGGFTAVEVPLDDFSRGTAGIVIETIGRALAEGFLPAAPARGACDWCDYRAACGPLEYIRTSRKPGDLLFELKRLRELP; this is translated from the coding sequence ATGCAAGAGCCCCAAAGATCAAGTTTGATCATCTCGCGCGACTCGGCGACGCGACTATCAGCCGCCGCCGAGTGGCTCAATAGCTATTCTCTCGATGCAGAGATCCTGATCGTCTCTCCGACGCGAGAAGCCGGCGACGAATTCGTCCGCAATGCGGCGTTATCGTCAGGGGCTCGCTTCGGACTCCAGCGGCTTACGCTCGACCGGCTTGCTGCCAGCCTCGCCGCGCCGGTACTCGCTCTGCGAGGCCTGGCGCCGACGACAAGCCTATCGCTCGAAGCCCTCACCGCGCGCGCGATTCACTTGCTTGTGTCAGACGGAGCGCTTTCGTACTTCGCTCCGGTGGCGAAGCGGCCGGGGTTTCCACGCGCGGTCTCGCGTACGCTGGATGAGCTTCGAATGAACAAGGTAGACATCGAAGCGATTCGTCGATTGCCGCGCGGCGGGCCGGATCTGGCCGCACTTGCCGAAAGCGTCGAACGCGAGCTTGCGTCGGCGAAGCTTGCCGATCGCTCCGCAATGTTCGAAGCCGCGACCCAAGCCGCAACAAGCGCGCTCCGTCCTTATCCGATAGGTCTGTCCTTGCTGATGCTCGATCTCTCGGTTGCTACCACTCGCGAAGCGGCCTTGCTTGAAGCGCTCGCCCAAACCGCGCCCCGCGTGCTCGCGATAGCAGCTCGAGGCGACACGCGAACGATCGCGAAGCTTCAGCCTGCAATGGGCTGTGAAGCCGAGGAAATCAGAGAGGGCGAACCAGCAAGCTCGCTCGCGACATTGAAGGCGCATCTGTTCGAAGACTCAAAGCCGGAGGAGTCGGAGCTGGACGAAAGCGTCACGCTCAGCTCGTCGCCTGGCGAAGCGCGCGAATGCGTCGAGATCGCCCGCCGAATTCAAGCAGAAGCCGGGCGCGAAATCCCATTTGATCGAATCGCGGTCTTTCTGCGTTCAGCCGGCGAGTACCGTCCGCACCTCGTAGAAGCTCTCCGGCGCGCAGCGATTCCCGCCTATTTCGCGAGAGGCACGACCCGGCCCGATCCCGCCGGGCGCGCGTTGCTCGCGCTGCTCGCGTGTAGAGCCGAGGACTTTTCCGCTCGCCGCTTCGCCGAGTACACCTCGCTCTCACAGGTGCCGGATCGCGAAGCTGCGCGCGACCCGGAAGCCGGCTGGACGCCGCCGCCGAACGAGCTTCTGCCGCGGGGGCTCGAACCTGAACCTTCCAGTGATACCGAGTCAGAGGCGGAACCGTTGCCGGTCGATCTCGAAAACACGGCTGAGATTGGAGGCTCGCTTCGCGCGCCATGGCGGTGGGAGCGATTGCTTGTTGACTCCTCGGTAATCGGCGGAAAAGAGCGATGGAGGAAGAGGATCGAAGGGCTCGAAGCTGAATTGCGATTGAGACGGCAGGAATTGATCGACGAAGGAGAAGAGACGCGCGCTGCGGGGCTTGATCGTCAGATTCGTGACATCGAACATCTTCGCGAGTTCGCGCTTCCGTTGATTGATGAGCTGGCGGCGTTACCTGATCGCGCGACCTGGGCAGAATGGTTGACTCATCTTCGCAAGCTTGCGCGGGCCGCGCTCCGAAATCCCGAGGGGGTGCTGGAGACGTTGGCCGAGCTTGAACCAATGTCGCCGGTCGGTCCGGTTGATCTCTACGAGGTTCAGATCGTTCTTGCGCCGCGTCTGCGCGAGCTGTCGGTTCCTCCGCCTCGCCGGCGCTACGGCGCGGTCTTCATCGGTTCAACCGACGCCGCGCGCGGAATGAGCTTCGATGTGGTGTTCGTGCCGGGGCTCGCCGAGAAGCTTTTCCCGCGAAAGCTGATCGAGGATCCGATACTTCTCGATGAGCAGCGCCGTCACATCGACGAGTGCGATTTGATGACTCAAAAAGATCGCGGGGACGCCGAGCGCCTCGCGCTGAGGCTGGCAGTGGGAGCCGCTTGCGAGCGAGTTCATCTGTCTTACCCGCGCATCGACGTTCAGCAAGCTCGCCCGCGCGTGCCTTCATTCTACGGACTCGAGGCTCTTCGCGCGGCGGAGGGTTATCTTCCCGGGTTCGACAAACTCGTATCGCGGGCGGAGTCGAGCGCGAGCGGGCGGCTCGGCTGGCCGGCGCCCACCGACCCACGGGTTGCGATCGACGAGGCGGAGTATGACCTGGCGCTTCTGGCGCCGCTGATTGGCGCCGACCCCGAGACAGTAGCGGGCACAGCCCACTATCTGCTCTCGACTAATCGTCATCTCGCGCGCGCATTGCGCGCTCGTTCAAGACGCTGGCTCAAGCGATGGACTCCGAGCGACGGACTTGTAGAACCGGATGATCTGGCTCGCGAAGCGCTCGCCGCCCATCAGCTCTCAGCGCGTTCGTTCTCGCCCACGGCGCTTCAGAACTACGCGGCCTGCCCGTATCGGTTTTTTCTTCAAGCCGTGCATCGGCTGCAGCCTCGCGAAGAACCGGCTGCCATCGAAGTGATCGATCCGCTCACGCGCGGGTCGCTGTTTCACAAGGTGCAGTACGAGGTGTTGACGATGCTGCGTGAGGCCGGGCTTTTGCCTCTCAATCCAGCGACGCGCGAGCGGGCTATCGCCCTGGTCGATGATGTGCTCAACCGGGTAGCATCGAGCTTTGAAGACAAGCTGGCGCCGGCGATCCCGCGTGTCTGGGAAGACGGCATCAACTCGATTCGCGCTGATCTGCGCGAGTGGCTTCGACGAGCTTCGGAGGCAGACGACGGATGGGTGCCTTACAAATTCGAGCTGTCGTTCGGGCTGGCCGATCGCGGCCGTGAAGACGAAGACCCGGCAAGCGTCGCCGACCCGGTGGCGGTCACCGGCGATTTGAAACTGCGAGGGTCTATCGACCTGGTCGAACGCCATGTCAGCGGCAAGCTTCGCGCGACCGATCACAAAACAGGCAAGGCGCGAGCGCGCGATGGAGTAGTCGTTGGCGGAGGCCAGCACTTGCAGCCGGTGCTTTACGCGCTGGCCTGCGAGAGGCTGCTCGAGGCGCCGGTCGAATCAGGGCGGCTTTATTACTGCACCAGCGCCGGCGGCTTCACGGCCGTCGAAGTTCCTCTCGATGACTTCAGCCGTGGCACTGCTGGAATAGTAATCGAAACGATCGGGCGGGCGCTTGCAGAAGGCTTTCTTCCGGCGGCCCCAGCACGAGGCGCCTGCGATTGGTGCGACTATCGCGCCGCGTGCGGGCCTCTCGAATACATCCGAACATCGCGCAAGCCGGGCGACTTGCTGTTCGAGCTCAAGCGTCTGAGGGAGCTGCCGTGA